Proteins encoded in a region of the Caldisericia bacterium genome:
- a CDS encoding (2Fe-2S)-binding protein has protein sequence MIVKFFLNGEEVCYDANPGESLFELLRRYNHTEIKGNNCKSGECGACTVLVDGDPIPSCSYLAGKVNGKNVITVKGIGDFDNPHLIQKVFVEEGAIQCGYCIPGIIVSVYSLLNLNPKPTEEDIRIALSSHICRCTGYVQQIDATKKVIQILKGER, from the coding sequence ATGATAGTAAAATTTTTTTTAAATGGAGAAGAAGTTTGTTATGATGCTAATCCTGGAGAATCACTTTTTGAACTTTTAAGAAGATATAATCATACTGAAATTAAGGGAAATAATTGCAAAAGTGGAGAGTGTGGTGCCTGTACCGTTCTTGTTGATGGAGATCCAATACCATCATGCTCTTATCTTGCTGGAAAAGTTAACGGTAAAAATGTAATTACTGTTAAGGGTATAGGAGATTTTGATAATCCTCACTTAATTCAAAAGGTTTTTGTTGAAGAAGGAGCAATACAATGTGGTTATTGTATTCCAGGGATAATTGTTTCAGTATATAGTTTATTAAATTTAAATCCTAAACCAACTGAAGAAGATATAAGAATTGCTCTTTCAAGTCACATTTGTAGATGTACTGGTTATGTTCAACAAATAGATGCAACTAAAAAGGTTATTCAAATATTAAAAGGAGAAAGATAA